Part of the Burkholderia humptydooensis genome, GCGATTGCGGCAGACGGGATCTTTACCACGTTGATGGGGGATGAGGTCGAGCCGCGCAGGGCGTTTATCGAGAATAATGCGCTGAGGGCGGGGAATATTGATGTTTGAGGTTATCTTAGAATTTGTCATACGAATGCACTGAGCCACGACGGACAACTTCATCCACTAGGCCACTAGCAAAACGCCCTCTGAACAGAGGGCGTTTGATTCAACCAACCTTCCAAAACTGTCGGCAGCTTCACTTCATCGCCAGCGTATCCGTCTCCGCAGTGATGATATCCCGGTCCACTTGCGAGTGGTTTGAATAAGTCGGCCACGTCGGGTAATACTCATCGGCCTGGTTACCCCATACCTGCCAACCCTCGCGAGGCCCACGCGCAAACAGTTCTAGATAGGGGCCCGGGCTACACGATTCCACGATGTCATAAAACTCATCGGGTTTTCGGGAATGCTCACGCTTCTGCGTCGCCAAGAAGTTAACTTGTCGGCGTCCAGGAGCCAGAGTTCGCGCGTTTTTGCCACGGACACCAAAAAGCACCAGTTCCGTAACATTACGAAAATAAAACCCTACACCGCGACCATCGGGGCCACCGTCCTTCCGAATCTTGTGCCAAACGAGGTTACTTTTGTATTCAAACCCCCAGGAGCGCATCACCTGCAAGCCCTCAGGCAGTAAGG contains:
- a CDS encoding MT-A70 family methyltransferase — translated: MSKTKGGTASEAAKELLTCHQGQRFRTILADPPWQFQNRTGKMAPEHKRLSRYDTMKLDEIMALPVEQLTADTAHLYLWVPNALLPEGLQVMRSWGFEYKSNLVWHKIRKDGGPDGRGVGFYFRNVTELVLFGVRGKNARTLAPGRRQVNFLATQKREHSRKPDEFYDIVESCSPGPYLELFARGPREGWQVWGNQADEYYPTWPTYSNHSQVDRDIITAETDTLAMK